The Kozakia baliensis genome includes a region encoding these proteins:
- the acpS gene encoding holo-ACP synthase, whose product MIIGVGSDLCDIRRVERVLARFGERFLERAFTPLERAYAERRQGDARLGTYAKRWAAKEACAKALGTGFSQGVFLQDIGVVNRPSGAPTLALQGNALEILRRLTPENSVSDLQLSLTDEHPYALAHVIIQALPRSD is encoded by the coding sequence ATGATTATCGGGGTCGGTTCCGATTTATGCGATATTCGGCGTGTCGAGCGGGTACTGGCGCGGTTTGGCGAGCGTTTTCTGGAGCGGGCCTTCACGCCGTTGGAGCGTGCTTACGCTGAGCGACGGCAGGGCGATGCCCGCCTTGGCACATACGCCAAACGTTGGGCTGCGAAAGAGGCCTGCGCCAAGGCGTTGGGCACCGGCTTTTCGCAAGGCGTGTTTCTTCAGGATATCGGCGTCGTCAATCGTCCAAGCGGCGCGCCGACATTGGCGCTGCAAGGCAATGCGTTGGAGATTTTGCGCCGTCTGACACCAGAAAATTCTGTGTCCGATTTGCAACTTAGCCTTACGGATGAGCATCCTTACGCCCTGGCGCATGTCATCATTCAGGCGCTTCCACGCTCTGACTGA
- the lepB gene encoding signal peptidase I: MTQNNASESPAEKSQDTPMETVRFIVLWLVVIFGVRSFIVEPFNIPSGSMIPTLQVGDFVAVTKYSYGYSRFSMPFSPHLFDGRIFFSTPHRGDVAVFRFTKDTSVDYIKRIVGLPGDHIQVRAGELYINGEKVPRRSLGVYSAYDENRTRLQGMRYLETLPGSNGRQPVQHQILKLTDDGQQNDTPEYVVPDDSFFAMGDDRDDSADSRFQGDDPEDLGYVPMQNLVGRAQFIFLSYDARHPIWQFWQWPMEVRWSRLFSLVR, encoded by the coding sequence ATGACCCAAAACAATGCCTCTGAATCTCCTGCCGAGAAGTCTCAAGACACGCCAATGGAAACGGTGCGTTTCATCGTTTTATGGCTGGTAGTGATATTCGGCGTGCGGTCTTTTATTGTCGAGCCGTTCAATATTCCTTCCGGATCGATGATTCCGACTTTGCAAGTGGGCGATTTCGTCGCCGTCACAAAATATAGTTACGGCTATTCACGCTTTTCGATGCCTTTCTCTCCGCATCTGTTCGATGGGCGGATTTTCTTCAGCACGCCTCATCGTGGAGATGTTGCGGTCTTTCGGTTCACCAAAGATACGTCCGTCGATTACATCAAGCGCATCGTCGGGCTTCCGGGCGATCATATTCAGGTGCGTGCGGGCGAACTCTACATCAATGGAGAGAAGGTGCCCCGCCGCTCCTTGGGCGTTTACTCGGCCTATGATGAAAACCGCACGAGGCTACAGGGCATGCGCTATCTCGAAACCTTGCCGGGCAGCAACGGCCGTCAACCGGTTCAGCATCAGATTCTCAAATTGACGGATGACGGGCAGCAGAACGACACGCCGGAATATGTCGTTCCTGACGATTCTTTCTTCGCGATGGGTGATGACCGGGACGACAGCGCCGATAGCCGCTTCCAGGGAGACGATCCGGAGGATCTTGGTTACGTGCCGATGCAAAATCTGGTGGGTCGAGCACAGTTTATTTTCCTGTCATACGATGCGCGCCATCCGATCTGGCAGTTCTGGCAATGGCCGATGGAAGTTCGTTGGTCGCGCCTCTTTTCGTTGGTGCGTTGA
- the rnc gene encoding ribonuclease III, translating to MAELDEILERLQHQLGHRFIQKHLLEQALTHRSAVAGRHHRRGGKKPSQPLATTSNERLEFVGDRVLGLLMAEWLLEHFPKEPEGALGPRHAYLVSRNALAPIAEKIGVSEALRIAAHEEQANIRQLANVLADAMEALLGALYLDAGLEPARRFVRKHWSDAMKSQIEPPKDPKTALQEWVLARGQILPNYETQSMEGPSHAPRFTVTVTAMGRSGVGVAGSKRLAESAAASDLLRQLNRGHMAAKEKK from the coding sequence ATGGCGGAATTAGACGAAATTTTGGAGCGCCTACAGCATCAGCTTGGACATCGTTTCATCCAAAAACACCTACTTGAGCAGGCGTTAACCCATCGTTCCGCCGTGGCGGGGCGGCATCATCGCCGTGGCGGTAAAAAGCCTTCGCAACCTTTGGCGACAACCTCCAACGAACGTTTGGAATTCGTTGGGGACCGTGTTTTGGGGTTGTTGATGGCGGAATGGCTTTTGGAGCATTTTCCAAAAGAGCCAGAGGGCGCGCTTGGCCCGCGCCATGCCTATCTGGTATCGCGGAACGCGCTGGCGCCTATTGCGGAAAAAATTGGCGTTTCCGAAGCTTTGCGTATCGCCGCGCATGAGGAGCAGGCCAATATCCGCCAGTTGGCCAATGTCTTGGCGGATGCGATGGAAGCGCTGCTGGGTGCGCTCTATCTCGATGCGGGGCTTGAACCGGCACGGCGTTTCGTGCGCAAGCATTGGTCTGACGCCATGAAGTCGCAGATCGAGCCGCCTAAAGATCCAAAGACGGCGTTGCAGGAATGGGTGCTGGCGCGTGGCCAGATTCTCCCTAATTATGAGACGCAGTCCATGGAGGGGCCATCTCACGCGCCGCGCTTTACGGTGACGGTGACGGCGATGGGGCGCAGCGGCGTTGGGGTTGCCGGAAGCAAGCGACTGGCGGAGAGCGCAGCGGCATCGGACCTGCTGCGTCAATTGAACCGTGGCCATATGGCCGCGAAGGAGAAAAAATGA
- the era gene encoding GTPase Era, which produces MTTRCGFVALVGAPNAGKSTLLNRMTGAKLSIVSPKAQTTRFRVLGILMRASTQILLVDTPGIFKPRRKLDRAMVAAAWTGSQDADITLLLVDAKAGLRDEARAVVETLAKQKRRVWLILNKTDLVGPAQLLPLTKEISGMLTVEHVFMLSARSGDGVEDLLDRLAAELPEGPYLYPEDDLTDLPDRLLAAELVREQIFMQTHEEIPYQATVETETFKERPDGSVRIDATIYVSRPGHKAILIGEGGRKIRSIGEKARLDLSRLLGRSCHLFLNVRERAGWDEERARLRAIGLDDA; this is translated from the coding sequence ATGACCACAAGATGCGGCTTCGTCGCCCTGGTCGGCGCGCCCAATGCGGGCAAATCCACTTTGCTCAACCGCATGACGGGAGCAAAACTTTCCATCGTCAGCCCAAAAGCGCAGACGACGCGTTTTCGTGTGTTGGGCATTCTTATGCGTGCCAGCACGCAAATCCTGCTCGTCGATACGCCGGGTATCTTCAAGCCGCGTCGTAAACTCGATCGCGCCATGGTCGCTGCCGCCTGGACCGGTTCGCAGGATGCGGACATCACGCTGTTGTTGGTGGATGCAAAGGCGGGCTTGCGGGACGAGGCGCGCGCCGTGGTGGAAACGCTGGCCAAGCAAAAACGTCGCGTGTGGCTGATTTTGAACAAAACCGATCTCGTCGGCCCGGCGCAGCTTTTGCCGCTGACGAAAGAAATTTCCGGCATGTTGACGGTCGAGCATGTGTTCATGCTGAGCGCGCGTTCCGGCGATGGCGTGGAAGATTTACTGGATCGTTTAGCCGCCGAATTGCCGGAAGGGCCGTATCTCTATCCTGAAGACGATCTGACCGATCTGCCTGACCGTCTTTTGGCGGCCGAATTGGTGCGCGAGCAAATTTTTATGCAAACGCATGAAGAAATTCCCTACCAGGCCACCGTCGAAACTGAAACGTTCAAAGAGCGTCCGGACGGCTCGGTGAGAATCGACGCGACGATTTACGTTTCACGCCCGGGCCATAAAGCTATTTTGATTGGTGAGGGTGGCCGAAAAATTCGGAGCATCGGCGAAAAAGCGCGTTTGGATTTATCGCGGCTTCTCGGGCGCTCGTGCCATCTGTTTCTCAATGTGCGCGAGCGTGCGGGTTGGGATGAGGAACGTGCCCGTCTACGCGCGATTGGACTGGACGACGCCTGA
- the pyrH gene encoding UMP kinase encodes MTEPYRRVLLKVSGEALMGKGSFGIEPAMVDMIAADVAAVSKAGVQVSLVIGGGNIFRGVAAAAKGMDRAQGDYAGMLATVINALMLQNALERVDVDTRVMSAIQMSSIAEPYIRRRAVRHMEKGRVVIFAAGTGNPFFTTDTAAALRANEMECDALFKGTQVDGVYSADPRRDPNATRYDELSYMDVLSRDLNVMDAAAISLARENRLPIVVFNIHAPGAFEQVLRGEGRFTRIVETN; translated from the coding sequence ATGACCGAACCATACCGCCGTGTTCTGCTGAAGGTTTCCGGCGAAGCCCTGATGGGCAAAGGCTCATTTGGCATCGAACCGGCGATGGTGGACATGATCGCCGCCGACGTCGCCGCCGTTTCCAAAGCGGGCGTGCAAGTCTCGTTGGTCATCGGCGGGGGCAATATCTTCCGTGGCGTCGCGGCGGCTGCAAAAGGCATGGATCGCGCCCAAGGCGATTATGCTGGAATGCTGGCGACGGTCATCAACGCCCTGATGCTGCAAAACGCTCTTGAGCGTGTCGATGTTGATACGCGCGTCATGTCCGCGATCCAAATGTCTTCGATCGCAGAACCCTATATCCGCCGTCGCGCTGTGCGGCACATGGAAAAGGGGCGCGTGGTGATCTTCGCTGCGGGCACGGGTAATCCGTTCTTTACGACCGATACCGCCGCAGCACTTCGCGCCAACGAGATGGAGTGCGATGCTCTGTTCAAGGGCACGCAGGTCGATGGCGTTTATTCCGCCGATCCGCGCCGTGATCCGAATGCGACTCGTTATGACGAACTATCCTACATGGATGTGCTTTCGCGTGATTTGAACGTTATGGATGCGGCCGCTATTTCGCTTGCGCGTGAAAATCGTTTGCCCATCGTCGTGTTTAACATTCATGCGCCCGGCGCTTTTGAACAAGTGCTGCGTGGCGAGGGACGTTTTACGCGGATTGTCGAGACGAACTGA
- the frr gene encoding ribosome recycling factor gives MSADLNTLIEDLTRRMDGALESLRRDLSGLRSGRASPNLLEPVRVEAYGGEVPLSQVGTVAVPEARMLTVSVWDRSLVGAIERAIRDSGLGLNPAADGQTIRVPIPQLTEERRNELARAAGRYAENAKIAVRGVRRDGMDQSKTHEKKSDISQDDLKSWSDGIQKLTDQYIKRIDDIFADKEREIKQV, from the coding sequence ATGTCCGCCGACCTGAATACCCTTATCGAAGATCTGACACGCCGTATGGATGGGGCGCTGGAAAGCCTGCGTCGCGATCTGTCCGGTCTGCGCTCGGGGCGTGCCAGTCCGAACCTGCTGGAGCCGGTTCGTGTGGAAGCGTATGGCGGCGAGGTTCCTTTGTCGCAGGTTGGAACGGTGGCCGTTCCGGAGGCGCGTATGCTTACGGTTTCGGTTTGGGATCGTAGCCTGGTGGGCGCGATCGAACGTGCCATTCGCGATTCCGGCCTTGGCTTGAACCCTGCTGCGGATGGGCAGACGATTCGCGTTCCCATTCCGCAATTGACCGAAGAGCGCCGCAATGAATTGGCGCGTGCGGCAGGCCGGTATGCGGAAAATGCGAAAATCGCGGTGCGCGGTGTGCGTCGCGATGGCATGGATCAGTCCAAGACGCATGAAAAGAAGAGCGATATCAGCCAGGACGATCTGAAATCCTGGTCGGACGGCATCCAGAAACTGACGGACCAATACATTAAGCGTATCGACGATATTTTCGCCGATAAGGAGCGTGAGATCAAACAGGTCTGA
- the uppS gene encoding polyprenyl diphosphate synthase, which produces MDGNGRWARARNFPVMAGHRAGAEAVRRCVRGAINHGVRYLTLYAFSSENWRRTPQEVGDLTTLLRFYLRHKVAELHREGVRLVVIGDVGRFESSLRDEISRAEKLTARNTRLTMVLALSYGARADITRAARLMAEAAIRGDLDITQANENDLARFLQTHQFPDPDLVVRTSGERRLSNFLLWESAYAELAFLDVLWPDFNEEHFAALMADFERRERRFGGRVEHRTVAP; this is translated from the coding sequence ATGGATGGCAACGGGCGCTGGGCGCGCGCACGGAATTTCCCCGTCATGGCCGGCCATCGCGCCGGAGCGGAAGCCGTGCGTCGTTGCGTAAGGGGAGCGATCAATCACGGCGTGCGTTACCTCACGCTCTATGCGTTTTCTTCCGAGAATTGGCGCCGAACGCCGCAGGAGGTTGGTGATCTCACCACTTTGCTGCGTTTTTATCTGCGTCACAAAGTGGCCGAGCTGCATCGGGAAGGCGTAAGGCTTGTCGTGATCGGCGATGTCGGGCGGTTTGAATCGTCGTTGCGCGATGAAATCTCGCGTGCCGAAAAGCTGACCGCGCGCAATACGCGCCTTACGATGGTGCTCGCGCTTTCCTATGGCGCACGGGCGGATATCACCCGTGCTGCGCGTCTGATGGCGGAGGCAGCGATCCGGGGCGATCTCGACATCACCCAGGCGAATGAAAACGATCTTGCTCGTTTTCTACAGACGCACCAATTTCCGGACCCGGATCTCGTGGTGCGCACCAGCGGCGAGAGACGTCTTTCCAATTTCCTGCTGTGGGAATCCGCTTACGCCGAACTGGCGTTTCTCGATGTGCTTTGGCCGGATTTCAACGAAGAACACTTCGCGGCGCTCATGGCTGACTTCGAAAGGCGTGAGCGTCGCTTCGGTGGCCGCGTGGAGCATCGGACCGTCGCGCCGTGA
- a CDS encoding phosphatidate cytidylyltransferase, producing MSQSRQKNWHDLRLRLISAAIIFPVALLCIIVGGPIFDIMILLVTIGMVHEGATMLGQRWQVTRTNWRAALLLAWPAVAIVAALRGEWRAALGVAFVGFIFGPALWAVLAVAIIGGLSLLWLRHVPQFGLASVLFVICVVIASDSFAYLSGRIFGGPKLAPSISPGKTRSGALGGLLGAGLTGAVVAYAVSPPTVLGGFVWGALLGISAQCGDLTESAVKRRLGLKDSGRLIPGHGGLLDRFDGLLAAAPLAAILSLAVIGRPFWSDGPADLVHALVSVPVAILPANFG from the coding sequence GTGAGCCAATCGCGCCAAAAGAATTGGCACGATCTCAGGCTCCGTCTGATATCGGCCGCGATCATCTTTCCCGTTGCTCTCCTCTGTATTATCGTCGGCGGCCCGATTTTCGATATCATGATCCTATTGGTCACTATTGGCATGGTACATGAAGGCGCGACGATGCTCGGCCAGAGATGGCAAGTAACGCGCACCAACTGGCGCGCGGCGCTGCTTCTGGCTTGGCCTGCCGTGGCGATTGTAGCGGCCTTGCGAGGGGAGTGGCGCGCCGCGCTGGGTGTGGCTTTTGTCGGGTTTATCTTCGGTCCTGCGCTTTGGGCCGTGCTCGCCGTGGCGATTATAGGCGGCCTGTCGCTTCTCTGGCTGCGGCATGTGCCCCAATTTGGCCTTGCTTCCGTTCTTTTCGTTATCTGCGTGGTTATCGCGAGCGATAGCTTCGCCTATCTGAGCGGCCGTATTTTCGGCGGCCCGAAACTAGCGCCTTCCATTTCTCCTGGGAAAACGCGCTCCGGTGCGTTGGGTGGCTTGCTTGGCGCTGGTTTGACGGGAGCTGTCGTGGCGTATGCTGTTTCACCTCCCACCGTTTTGGGTGGTTTCGTCTGGGGGGCGCTGCTTGGCATTTCGGCGCAATGCGGCGATCTGACGGAAAGCGCCGTCAAACGCCGCCTGGGCCTTAAAGATTCAGGCCGCTTGATTCCTGGGCATGGTGGCCTGTTGGATCGTTTCGATGGTTTGCTTGCCGCCGCGCCTCTTGCGGCGATTCTTTCCCTGGCCGTCATCGGACGGCCCTTCTGGTCGGATGGTCCGGCCGATTTGGTCCATGCACTGGTCAGCGTGCCTGTGGCCATCCTTCCCGCCAATTTCGGCTAA
- the dxr gene encoding 1-deoxy-D-xylulose-5-phosphate reductoisomerase, which translates to MTSAPRTVTVLGSTGSIGCSTIDLLLAEPDRFQVRALVGGRNVKLLAEQAKALRAELAVINDESLAGELAALLSGTGIRYAAGRNAVLEAASIPADWTMAAITGAAGLEPTLASTRNGRSIALANKEALVCAGDVMLRAVRDAGATLLPVDSEHNAIFQSLAGSPIKAVEKIILTASGGPFRCASLETMQTATPEMALKHPTWSMGAKITIDSASMANKGLEVIEAARLFDLAEDQIDVLVHPQSAVHGLVQFRDGSLLAQLGAPDMRVPIANTLAWPDRMQTNAPRLDLAAVARLDFEAPDEVRFPALRLAREALRAGGGAPTIFSAANEVAVEAFLNRRIGFLGIGDTIAYAMEKLGAPKVDDLKAVLHWDAQGRREAETFIARGQRNSVEGVGLAHA; encoded by the coding sequence ATGACTTCCGCCCCTCGTACCGTTACGGTTCTCGGTAGCACCGGGAGCATCGGTTGTTCGACCATCGATCTTCTTTTGGCCGAACCTGACCGTTTTCAGGTGCGCGCTCTTGTCGGCGGAAGAAACGTCAAGCTTCTGGCGGAACAGGCGAAGGCGTTGCGTGCTGAGTTGGCCGTGATCAATGACGAATCCTTAGCTGGAGAACTCGCAGCGCTTCTCTCGGGCACGGGAATTCGTTATGCGGCAGGGCGTAACGCCGTGCTTGAAGCCGCATCTATCCCGGCTGATTGGACAATGGCGGCCATTACCGGCGCTGCCGGACTGGAACCGACGCTCGCCTCGACGCGAAACGGGCGTTCCATCGCTCTTGCCAACAAAGAGGCATTGGTTTGCGCTGGGGACGTAATGCTGCGTGCGGTGCGCGATGCTGGGGCGACGCTGCTTCCGGTGGATTCCGAACATAACGCTATTTTCCAAAGCTTGGCTGGCAGTCCAATTAAGGCGGTCGAGAAAATCATTCTTACGGCGTCAGGCGGTCCGTTCCGTTGCGCCTCACTTGAGACCATGCAGACGGCCACGCCGGAAATGGCGTTGAAGCACCCGACCTGGAGCATGGGGGCTAAAATCACGATCGATTCGGCGTCCATGGCCAATAAAGGCCTTGAAGTGATCGAAGCCGCACGTCTGTTCGATTTGGCGGAAGATCAGATCGATGTGCTGGTTCACCCTCAGTCCGCCGTGCATGGTCTCGTGCAGTTCCGCGATGGCAGTTTGCTGGCGCAACTCGGTGCACCCGATATGCGCGTGCCGATCGCCAACACGCTGGCTTGGCCGGACCGTATGCAGACGAATGCGCCGCGTCTGGATCTGGCGGCGGTGGCGCGGTTAGATTTCGAAGCGCCTGACGAAGTTCGGTTTCCAGCATTGCGTTTGGCGCGGGAAGCCTTGCGCGCCGGGGGCGGTGCCCCCACCATATTCTCAGCGGCCAACGAGGTCGCTGTCGAGGCTTTCCTCAATCGCCGTATCGGCTTCCTGGGTATTGGCGACACCATCGCCTATGCCATGGAGAAGTTGGGCGCGCCGAAAGTCGATGATCTGAAAGCTGTGTTGCATTGGGATGCGCAAGGTCGGCGCGAAGCTGAAACGTTCATTGCCCGCGGCCAGCGCAATTCCGTCGAAGGAGTGGGTTTAGCCCATGCATGA
- the rseP gene encoding RIP metalloprotease RseP: protein MHDLARTILAYVLILGVLVFVHEFGHYLAARWRGIKVDTFSIGFGPALYRWHDRVGTEWRLSAIPLGGYVKPHGFEGPDDATPEQKAAWIEGRTFHDKPVGSRALVIAMGPIFNFGFAILLFTLLFAFAGRPEVKNEVAQVEPNGPAAQAGVKPGDVITHLGTLPVFNFADVQAHASERPGAQTTLGIRRGGQDLTLPITLGTVPGTKKHGPTGKIGVVYQMVPGKPLSPPQAFVAGVHETWMVSVQTLQGVWQIISGQRSTKELGGTIRIAQMSGQVAQYGFASIMSFMALLSVNLGLINLFPIPILDGGRLVFYIAESIQGRPVSRRVQEISYQAGFALIAGLFLFSTFNDLANLGLFHWLIPSSG, encoded by the coding sequence ATGCATGATCTTGCTCGCACGATCCTTGCCTATGTTCTGATCTTGGGCGTTTTGGTTTTCGTGCATGAGTTCGGACATTATTTGGCTGCACGGTGGCGTGGTATCAAAGTCGATACTTTCTCTATCGGATTCGGCCCTGCGCTTTATCGCTGGCACGATCGCGTCGGCACGGAATGGCGGCTAAGCGCGATTCCGCTCGGCGGATATGTGAAGCCACATGGCTTCGAAGGGCCGGACGATGCGACTCCGGAGCAAAAGGCCGCCTGGATCGAAGGGCGCACCTTTCATGACAAGCCGGTCGGCTCGCGCGCGCTGGTCATCGCCATGGGGCCAATCTTCAATTTCGGTTTCGCTATATTACTGTTCACGCTACTTTTCGCGTTTGCAGGACGCCCTGAAGTCAAAAATGAGGTGGCCCAGGTCGAGCCGAATGGACCTGCCGCGCAGGCCGGCGTGAAGCCTGGCGATGTCATCACCCACCTGGGCACCTTGCCGGTTTTCAATTTCGCGGATGTGCAGGCGCACGCCTCCGAACGGCCCGGTGCCCAGACAACGCTCGGCATTCGGCGTGGCGGACAAGACCTGACTTTACCCATCACATTGGGAACGGTGCCAGGCACTAAAAAACATGGGCCGACCGGAAAAATCGGTGTCGTCTATCAGATGGTGCCAGGGAAGCCCCTTTCCCCGCCGCAAGCTTTCGTTGCGGGCGTTCATGAGACTTGGATGGTTTCGGTGCAGACGTTGCAAGGCGTTTGGCAGATCATCAGCGGACAGCGCAGCACGAAAGAACTCGGCGGCACGATCCGCATCGCGCAAATGTCGGGGCAGGTGGCGCAATATGGTTTCGCCAGCATCATGTCTTTCATGGCGCTTCTGTCGGTCAATTTGGGCCTGATTAATCTGTTCCCGATTCCGATCCTCGATGGTGGACGCTTGGTTTTCTATATTGCGGAAAGCATTCAGGGCCGCCCCGTTTCCCGGCGCGTGCAAGAGATCAGCTATCAGGCGGGTTTCGCTCTTATTGCGGGTCTTTTCTTGTTTTCCACTTTCAATGATTTGGCCAATCTGGGCCTATTTCATTGGCTTATTCCAAGCTCCGGCTAA
- the bamA gene encoding outer membrane protein assembly factor BamA, whose translation MPVIMGRAEAQNHRNHHRAAAHTAKVAPRHGGVIEAITVNGNTRIETSTVLSYMVVQPGDSFNQDDLDRSLKTLYATGLFKDVTLRRDGNTLVVDLVENPIVNRIAFEGNHAVKDEDLRKAIAMRPRAVFSAQAAAADRQKLLDLYASKARFGATVTPQIIKLSHNRVDVVFNINEARQTLINKIVFVGNHAFSEARLASVISSKETEWYRFFSSSDEYNPERVRYDAELLRRFYLHNGYVDFHMINATGELSPDRKSFYITFTVSEGPRYRLGKMEVRSSLRHVESKDLYKYIDLFPHQWYDGTAIQNNSTSMQERLQATGHPFAMVRSEIARNPEKRVVDLLFDVNEGPHVYVERIDINGNTVTQDKVIRRQLPMAEGDPYTPFDRKYSKAVLQDLGFFSTVSVDQTQGSAPDRVNVSANVVEKPTGEFSLGGGYSTDVGVLGNGSVKQHNLLGTGMDAGISGTVAYYEKQVDLSLTDPYFLNRNIVAGIDIFGIQNNYQTYQSYKEGRYGATLRMGYSYNNYLSQSWSYSLIDRNVGNLFSGADVQDYGYQYVPSQYVQDSAGWTLLSQLSTTLTYDRRDNRARPRKGFVIRVSGDFAGLGGNEKYLRGKIDGDYYLPLDSITGNHDWGLQFKGGAGYMGDWSSSGNRNIIDNFYLGGENLRGFLQGGAGPRSAHYHDASGRTLPEAGQEDLIGGRFIYTASAQVNFPLPMGDDVGISGRYFVDAGGLAGLRVAHLYTNPRQSNYTPVSGDTLVPRVSTGVGISWKSPFGLVNIDAAVPIHKSYNDRLYPVRFGFGQQF comes from the coding sequence ATGCCTGTGATTATGGGGCGGGCCGAAGCGCAGAACCACCGGAACCATCACCGTGCCGCCGCGCATACGGCGAAGGTCGCCCCGCGCCATGGTGGGGTGATCGAAGCTATTACCGTTAATGGTAATACACGCATCGAAACCAGCACGGTCCTATCCTATATGGTGGTGCAGCCTGGTGACAGCTTCAACCAGGACGACCTCGATCGCTCCCTTAAAACGCTTTACGCGACGGGATTGTTCAAGGACGTGACCTTACGCCGCGATGGCAATACGCTCGTCGTCGATCTGGTCGAAAACCCCATCGTCAATCGCATTGCGTTCGAAGGTAACCACGCCGTCAAGGACGAGGACCTCCGTAAGGCGATCGCCATGCGCCCGCGTGCCGTTTTCTCGGCGCAAGCTGCGGCGGCCGACCGCCAGAAGCTGTTGGACCTTTATGCATCCAAAGCCCGCTTCGGCGCGACGGTGACGCCTCAGATCATCAAGCTGTCCCATAATCGCGTCGATGTCGTTTTCAACATCAACGAAGCGCGTCAGACGCTGATCAACAAGATCGTTTTCGTCGGGAACCATGCCTTCAGCGAAGCGCGGCTTGCGTCGGTCATTTCGTCAAAAGAGACGGAGTGGTACCGCTTTTTCTCGTCTTCCGACGAATATAACCCTGAGCGCGTGAGGTATGACGCCGAATTGCTGCGTCGTTTCTATCTTCATAATGGTTATGTGGATTTCCACATGATCAACGCGACCGGCGAACTGTCGCCCGATCGGAAATCTTTCTACATTACCTTCACAGTGTCGGAAGGGCCGCGTTACCGCCTAGGCAAGATGGAAGTTCGTTCCAGCTTGCGCCATGTCGAGAGCAAGGATCTGTATAAATACATCGATCTGTTCCCGCACCAATGGTACGATGGCACGGCGATTCAGAACAATTCGACCAGCATGCAGGAACGCTTGCAAGCGACGGGCCACCCCTTCGCCATGGTCCGTTCCGAAATCGCCCGTAATCCTGAAAAGCGGGTGGTCGATCTTCTGTTCGACGTGAACGAAGGGCCGCATGTCTATGTCGAGCGTATCGACATCAACGGCAACACCGTCACGCAGGATAAGGTAATCCGCCGACAACTGCCGATGGCCGAAGGGGACCCGTACACCCCGTTCGATCGTAAATACTCCAAAGCAGTATTGCAGGATCTGGGCTTCTTCAGCACGGTTTCGGTTGATCAGACGCAAGGCTCCGCGCCGGATCGTGTCAACGTCTCCGCCAACGTGGTCGAAAAGCCAACGGGTGAATTCTCTCTCGGTGGCGGTTACTCGACGGACGTCGGCGTATTGGGTAACGGCTCGGTCAAGCAGCATAACCTGCTTGGCACAGGGATGGATGCCGGTATTTCCGGCACGGTTGCGTATTACGAGAAGCAGGTCGATCTCTCTTTGACCGACCCCTACTTCTTGAACCGCAACATTGTGGCGGGTATCGATATCTTCGGCATCCAAAACAACTACCAGACTTACCAGTCCTATAAAGAAGGGCGGTACGGCGCGACGCTGCGTATGGGTTATTCCTATAATAACTACTTGTCGCAGTCCTGGAGCTACTCGCTGATCGATCGTAACGTCGGCAACCTCTTCAGCGGCGCCGATGTTCAAGATTACGGCTATCAGTATGTGCCGTCGCAATATGTGCAGGATTCCGCGGGCTGGACTTTGCTCTCGCAGTTGAGCACGACCCTGACGTATGATCGCCGTGACAACCGTGCACGTCCACGCAAAGGTTTCGTTATCCGTGTGAGCGGCGATTTCGCCGGGCTTGGCGGCAACGAAAAATATCTGCGCGGCAAAATCGACGGCGACTATTACCTTCCGCTCGATTCCATCACCGGCAACCATGATTGGGGCCTGCAGTTCAAGGGCGGCGCCGGGTATATGGGAGATTGGAGTTCCAGCGGTAATCGGAACATCATCGATAACTTCTATCTCGGTGGTGAAAACCTGCGCGGCTTCCTCCAAGGTGGTGCGGGTCCGCGCTCTGCCCACTATCATGACGCGAGTGGAAGAACCTTGCCGGAAGCAGGTCAGGAAGATCTGATCGGTGGCCGCTTTATCTATACCGCATCGGCTCAGGTGAATTTTCCGCTACCGATGGGCGACGATGTCGGTATTTCAGGTCGTTACTTCGTGGATGCCGGTGGCTTGGCCGGGCTGCGCGTGGCGCATCTTTATACCAATCCGCGTCAATCGAACTACACACCGGTTTCAGGCGATACTTTGGTGCCGCGTGTTTCTACCGGTGTTGGTATTTCCTGGAAGAGTCCGTTCGGTCTCGTGAATATCGACGCGGCTGTGCCGATTCATAAATCGTATAATGACCGCCTTTATCCGGTTCGTTTCGGTTTCGGCCAACAGTTCTAA